One genomic region from Evansella sp. LMS18 encodes:
- a CDS encoding PTS fructose transporter subunit IIABC, which produces MRISDLLQKNTMILELASTGKNQVIEELADKLDRAGKLADKQKYIEAIKLREEQSSTGIGDGVAIPHAKTSAVKEPAIVFGRSKSGVDYDSLDGQPSHLFFMIAASEGANNEHLQTLSRLSTLLIDADFREVLMKAENEEEILTAIDEKEKTKLDDQAEEEKPQEADEKYILAVTGCPTGIAHTYMAADSLKDKAKAMGVSIKVETNGSDGVKNRLTPEDIEKADAIIIAADTKIEKERFAGKPVIDAPVTDGIRRPEELITKAVKGDAPIFQGEGGGGSRGEEAPAKQKSGFYKHLMNGVSNMLPFVVGGGILIALSFFFGINAADPNHPDYHPFAEALDIIGGGSAFGLMIPVLAGFIAMSIADRPGLAPGMVAGLIASTGDAGFLGGIIAGFLAGYIVVLLKRVFTFMPASLAGIKTILVYPLFGIFFAGYIMLTFIVEPVQAFNTMLEGWLAGMGTGNIVLMGIILGAMMAIDMGGPINKAAFTFGIAMIDAGNYAPHAAIMAGGMVPPLGIALATTLFKKKFNKQELEAGKTNYVMGLSFITEGAIPFAAADPARVIPSVVAGSAVAGGLAMLFNNTLMAPHGGAFVVFVAVENWPLYILAILAGAAVTAVMLGILKKPLK; this is translated from the coding sequence ATGAGAATATCTGATTTGCTTCAGAAAAACACCATGATACTGGAATTAGCATCAACTGGCAAAAATCAGGTTATAGAAGAGCTGGCAGACAAGCTTGACAGAGCCGGAAAGCTTGCTGATAAGCAGAAATATATAGAAGCGATAAAACTGCGGGAGGAGCAGAGCTCAACCGGTATTGGCGACGGGGTAGCTATCCCTCATGCAAAAACAAGCGCTGTAAAAGAACCAGCGATTGTTTTTGGCCGTTCCAAATCAGGAGTGGATTATGATTCGCTTGATGGCCAGCCAAGCCACTTGTTCTTCATGATCGCCGCCAGTGAAGGAGCGAACAATGAGCATCTTCAGACACTGTCAAGGCTGTCTACACTTCTTATAGATGCTGATTTTCGTGAAGTGTTAATGAAAGCGGAAAATGAGGAAGAGATTCTTACTGCAATTGACGAGAAAGAAAAAACAAAGCTGGATGATCAGGCAGAGGAAGAAAAGCCCCAGGAAGCAGATGAAAAATACATTCTGGCGGTTACAGGCTGTCCAACTGGGATTGCCCACACATACATGGCTGCCGATTCGTTAAAAGACAAAGCAAAGGCTATGGGTGTAAGTATTAAAGTGGAAACTAACGGATCTGACGGGGTTAAAAACCGGCTGACTCCTGAGGACATAGAAAAGGCCGATGCAATTATAATTGCCGCTGATACTAAGATAGAGAAAGAACGGTTTGCCGGGAAGCCTGTGATTGACGCTCCTGTAACTGACGGTATACGCCGTCCGGAAGAGCTGATTACAAAAGCTGTAAAGGGAGATGCTCCGATTTTCCAGGGGGAAGGCGGAGGCGGCAGCCGCGGAGAAGAAGCGCCTGCTAAACAGAAGTCAGGATTTTATAAGCATTTAATGAACGGTGTTTCCAACATGCTGCCATTCGTTGTCGGTGGCGGGATACTAATCGCTCTATCGTTCTTTTTTGGAATAAACGCGGCTGATCCTAATCATCCGGATTATCACCCGTTTGCTGAGGCGTTAGATATTATCGGAGGCGGAAGCGCCTTCGGACTGATGATTCCCGTGCTTGCAGGCTTTATCGCCATGAGTATTGCTGACCGCCCTGGTCTGGCTCCAGGTATGGTAGCTGGTCTTATTGCTTCAACTGGTGATGCAGGATTTTTAGGCGGAATCATTGCCGGGTTTTTAGCGGGTTATATTGTAGTACTCCTTAAGAGAGTATTTACTTTTATGCCGGCTTCTCTGGCAGGTATTAAAACAATACTGGTTTATCCATTGTTCGGGATATTCTTTGCCGGTTATATTATGCTCACGTTTATTGTGGAGCCAGTCCAGGCCTTCAATACAATGCTTGAAGGATGGCTCGCCGGGATGGGCACCGGAAATATTGTTTTAATGGGTATAATTTTAGGTGCTATGATGGCCATAGATATGGGTGGGCCGATTAACAAAGCTGCTTTTACATTTGGTATTGCTATGATCGATGCAGGCAACTACGCTCCTCATGCAGCTATAATGGCGGGAGGGATGGTTCCGCCGCTGGGAATTGCTCTGGCAACAACTTTATTTAAAAAGAAGTTCAATAAACAGGAACTTGAAGCAGGAAAAACAAACTATGTTATGGGACTTTCTTTTATTACTGAGGGAGCTATTCCTTTCGCTGCAGCTGACCCGGCCAGGGTGATCCCATCAGTTGTTGCAGGTTCAGCCGTTGCAGGAGGGCTCGCGATGCTGTTCAACAACACGTTGATGGCCCCTCATGGCGGTGCATTCGTAGTTTTTGTAGCAGTAGAAAACTGGCCGCTGTATATTCTTGCTATACTCGCTGGTGCTGCGGTGACCGCGGTTATGCTCGGTATTTTGAAAAAGCCTTTAAAATAA
- the pfkB gene encoding 1-phosphofructokinase, whose amino-acid sequence MIYTVTLNPSVDYIVSVNDFKLGEINRTIKQFKNPGGKGINISRVLNNLAQESTALGFVGGFTGEFIQDSLEKENVFTDFIKVNGDSRINVKLKSNEETEINGQSPEITAEDIEQLKQKLQALKEDDYLVFAGSVPAGLSPDIYNELLEELSSKDVKVIIDTSGKALKESLHSAPFLIKPNHHELGELFEDHEITLEKAVTYGRKIVEAGVQNVIVSMAGEGALFINKDLALFGNVPEGQVKNSVGAGDSVVAGFIASYAANSNYEEAFRYSIAAGSATAFSDGFCDQESIQRLINEINITTL is encoded by the coding sequence TTGATCTACACCGTGACGTTAAATCCATCTGTTGATTATATTGTTTCAGTCAATGACTTTAAGCTTGGAGAAATAAACCGGACAATAAAACAATTTAAAAATCCAGGCGGTAAAGGGATTAATATATCCAGGGTGCTGAACAATCTTGCGCAAGAAAGTACAGCGCTCGGTTTTGTCGGCGGATTTACAGGAGAATTTATTCAGGATTCGCTCGAGAAAGAAAATGTTTTTACCGATTTTATTAAGGTGAACGGGGATTCGAGAATTAATGTAAAGCTAAAATCCAATGAGGAGACTGAAATAAACGGCCAGTCTCCCGAGATTACCGCTGAGGATATAGAGCAGCTGAAACAGAAGCTCCAGGCATTAAAGGAGGATGATTACCTCGTTTTTGCCGGCAGCGTCCCGGCAGGGCTTTCTCCGGATATTTACAATGAATTACTGGAGGAGCTCAGCTCTAAAGATGTAAAAGTCATTATTGATACGAGTGGGAAGGCTCTTAAAGAAAGCCTTCATTCAGCCCCTTTTCTCATAAAACCAAACCATCATGAACTGGGGGAGCTGTTTGAGGACCACGAAATAACTTTAGAAAAGGCTGTGACTTACGGCAGAAAAATAGTTGAAGCTGGTGTACAGAACGTCATAGTCTCTATGGCTGGGGAAGGTGCCTTATTTATTAATAAGGATCTGGCATTGTTCGGAAATGTTCCGGAAGGGCAAGTGAAAAACTCAGTTGGAGCAGGAGATTCAGTGGTTGCAGGGTTCATTGCTTCCTATGCTGCCAATAGTAATTATGAAGAAGCTTTCAGATACAGTATCGCAGCCGGCAGTGCCACAGCTTTTTCTGATGGTTTTTGTGACCAGGAAAGCATCCAGAGACTAATTAACGAAATTAACATAACGACTCTTTAA
- the ggt gene encoding gamma-glutamyltransferase: protein MVSYNSQSYPYASQRMVTYGRNGMVATSQPLASQAGLDILKKGGNAIDAAIATAACLTVVEPTSNGIGGDAFALVWTKGELHGLNSSGQSPQSISIDKLKEQGIDEIPKYGWTPVTVPGAPAAWAELSKRFGKLPLKEVLQPAIDYARDGYPLSPVLAYYWDRAAQNFSKELKGEEFKSWFDTFAPEGKAPKTGDVWRSEGHAQTLEKIGETNGEAFYKGELADKIDAFSKEYGGYLTKEDLEAFQPEWVKPISVNYKGYDVWEIPPNGQGLVALMALNMLKNDEFTSRDTSDTFHRQIEAMKLAFADGEKYITEESKMSRKTEDLLSEAYGKKRRSLIGEEALTPEAGNPSQGGTVYLAAADGEGNMVSFIQSNYMGFGSGLVVPGTGISLQNRGHNFSLDPEHDNCLEPGKRTYHTIIPGFLTKGSEPVGPFGVMGGFMQPQGHMQVVMNTIDFSLNPQAALDAPRWQWMKDKKVLLEQSVPNFLANELAAKGHDIQVTHQSGSFGRGQIIWRDPETGVLAGGTESRTDGAISVY from the coding sequence ATGGTATCTTATAACAGTCAGAGTTATCCATATGCTTCACAAAGAATGGTTACATACGGACGCAACGGAATGGTTGCAACATCCCAGCCTCTTGCTTCACAGGCAGGGCTTGATATTTTGAAGAAAGGCGGTAATGCTATCGATGCTGCAATCGCCACTGCAGCTTGCCTTACTGTGGTAGAACCAACATCCAACGGAATTGGAGGAGATGCGTTCGCCCTTGTCTGGACAAAGGGAGAGCTGCATGGCCTTAATTCAAGCGGCCAGTCGCCGCAATCGATTTCAATCGATAAGCTGAAAGAGCAGGGAATCGATGAAATCCCCAAATACGGATGGACACCTGTAACAGTGCCAGGTGCTCCTGCTGCGTGGGCAGAACTGTCAAAACGATTCGGGAAACTTCCTTTGAAGGAAGTATTGCAGCCTGCTATCGACTACGCAAGAGACGGGTATCCCCTGAGCCCGGTTCTCGCTTATTACTGGGACAGAGCAGCGCAAAATTTCTCAAAAGAGCTTAAAGGCGAGGAGTTTAAAAGCTGGTTCGACACGTTTGCACCAGAAGGAAAAGCTCCAAAAACAGGAGATGTCTGGCGCTCAGAAGGCCACGCGCAGACACTCGAGAAAATTGGTGAAACAAATGGGGAAGCTTTCTATAAAGGGGAGCTTGCTGATAAAATTGATGCGTTTTCCAAAGAGTATGGCGGGTATTTAACTAAAGAGGACCTGGAAGCATTCCAGCCTGAATGGGTAAAACCAATCAGCGTAAATTATAAAGGATACGATGTCTGGGAAATCCCTCCAAACGGCCAGGGGCTTGTAGCACTAATGGCGTTAAATATGCTGAAAAACGATGAATTTACGAGCAGAGACACAAGCGATACTTTCCACAGGCAGATTGAGGCGATGAAACTTGCTTTCGCTGATGGAGAGAAGTACATTACAGAAGAAAGTAAAATGAGCAGGAAAACCGAAGATCTGCTGAGTGAAGCATACGGCAAGAAACGCCGTTCCTTAATCGGTGAGGAAGCATTAACTCCTGAAGCTGGAAATCCTTCACAGGGTGGCACGGTATATCTCGCTGCAGCAGACGGAGAAGGAAATATGGTTTCGTTCATTCAAAGTAATTACATGGGATTTGGTTCCGGGCTCGTAGTGCCAGGGACAGGTATTTCCCTTCAGAACCGGGGGCATAATTTCAGCCTTGATCCTGAACACGACAATTGTCTTGAGCCAGGGAAGCGTACATACCATACTATTATTCCTGGTTTTCTTACAAAAGGCAGCGAACCGGTTGGTCCATTCGGAGTTATGGGAGGATTCATGCAGCCACAGGGACACATGCAGGTTGTCATGAATACGATTGACTTTAGCCTTAACCCACAGGCAGCTCTTGATGCTCCGAGATGGCAGTGGATGAAAGATAAGAAAGTTCTTCTTGAGCAGTCGGTTCCAAACTTCCTTGCCAATGAACTTGCTGCCAAAGGACACGATATCCAGGTTACTCATCAGTCCGGAAGTTTTGGAAGAGGGCAGATTATCTGGCGGGACCCAGAAACAGGAGTTCTTGCCGGTGGAACTGAATCGAGAACAGATGGGGCCATCTCCGTTTATTAA